One Candidatus Binataceae bacterium genomic region harbors:
- a CDS encoding Rieske 2Fe-2S domain-containing protein, producing MLKPEENELLTRVGPGTPMGAYMRQFWTPVLRSERLSAGGAPVRVRLLGEDFVAFRASDGRVGFFDEACPHRGVSLQMATNEGDGLRCAYHGLKLGPTGEILDVPCERPERRSEYAAKIKVGHYPVREAGLVVWVYIGAGQPPQFPKYDFFALPKEHLDVCVGIVHANWLNGLEGQLDSAHVPILHRDWLRQVNGNRRRIGARGVISYDTGPRFEFENTLYGYREAAVRKAPGDMRYVRVRDFVVPYYSFIPIGGRADDHDMTISVPVDDEHSAQWDVVYNYVRPLGPENNARRIDGVDDIAQGIAPLGVEQRFGQNRARMKEGSWAGFSHLRYEDFAVAMAQGIICDRSREYLGMSDTSINRARRMLLDAVKRFAKGEPAFGTDERIDYSPIRAEDAVIPAGEDWRKVAREFVEEGAAG from the coding sequence ATGCTCAAGCCGGAAGAAAACGAATTGTTGACGCGGGTTGGCCCTGGCACTCCCATGGGTGCCTACATGCGCCAATTCTGGACTCCCGTGCTGCGTTCCGAACGCTTGAGCGCGGGTGGAGCACCAGTGCGGGTGCGGCTGCTGGGCGAGGATTTTGTGGCCTTTCGTGCCAGCGACGGCCGGGTGGGATTTTTCGACGAGGCCTGTCCTCATCGAGGGGTCTCGCTGCAGATGGCGACCAATGAAGGTGACGGGTTGCGCTGCGCCTATCATGGCCTAAAACTGGGGCCGACCGGCGAAATACTGGACGTCCCCTGCGAGCGCCCGGAGCGACGCAGCGAGTATGCCGCTAAAATTAAAGTTGGCCATTACCCGGTGCGCGAAGCTGGTTTGGTGGTGTGGGTTTATATTGGCGCGGGCCAGCCGCCCCAATTTCCCAAGTACGATTTCTTTGCCTTGCCCAAGGAACACTTGGATGTGTGTGTGGGAATCGTCCATGCCAACTGGCTCAACGGGCTGGAGGGGCAGCTGGATTCGGCTCATGTGCCGATCCTGCATCGCGACTGGTTGCGCCAGGTCAATGGCAACCGGCGCCGCATCGGCGCCCGCGGTGTGATCAGCTACGACACCGGGCCGCGCTTCGAGTTTGAGAACACGCTCTATGGCTATCGCGAGGCGGCCGTGCGCAAGGCGCCGGGCGATATGCGCTACGTGCGGGTGCGCGACTTCGTGGTGCCCTATTACTCCTTCATTCCGATTGGCGGGCGCGCCGACGATCATGACATGACCATCTCGGTGCCGGTGGACGACGAACATTCGGCGCAATGGGACGTGGTCTACAATTACGTGCGGCCGCTGGGTCCCGAAAACAACGCCCGTCGCATCGACGGCGTGGACGACATCGCCCAGGGCATCGCGCCGCTGGGAGTGGAGCAGCGCTTTGGGCAAAACCGCGCGCGCATGAAAGAGGGCAGCTGGGCCGGCTTTTCCCATCTGCGCTACGAGGACTTCGCGGTGGCGATGGCCCAAGGCATCATTTGCGACCGCAGCCGCGAGTACCTGGGCATGAGCGATACTTCGATTAACCGCGCTCGCCGAATGCTGCTGGACGCGGTCAAGCGCTTTGCCAAGGGCGAACCTGCTTTCGGCACCGACGAGCGAATCGATTATTCGCCCATCCGCGCCGAAGATGCGGTTATTCCCGCCGGCGAGGACTGGCGCAAAGTGGCGCGCGAGTTCGTCGAAGAGGGTGCTGCAGGCTGA
- a CDS encoding polysaccharide biosynthesis/export family protein: MVKTYFSQHCGALRRALALTAALWVCACCARQSDSAALLNQEVPSPPCLSANDPEGTTAPGDRIAPGDLLSISFYLSPEFDQNIRVRPDGDVELKLVGELPAAGRTPAQFARDLDQAYGHELLAPQASVRIADSPNRRVYVEGQVAHPGAIALQPGMRVIQAVAEAGGLTEDAGAANSILIRHDACGYPHGSKFDLQSALNDSNGEEDIALMPADVVVVPRSGIANFNLLVKHFVKNNIPVDPYLPIPIP; encoded by the coding sequence ATGGTAAAAACATATTTCAGTCAGCACTGCGGTGCGCTACGCCGCGCCCTGGCGTTGACTGCCGCGCTGTGGGTTTGTGCCTGCTGCGCGCGCCAGAGCGACTCCGCCGCGCTACTCAACCAGGAAGTCCCCTCGCCGCCCTGCCTGAGCGCCAACGATCCCGAAGGTACCACCGCCCCCGGCGACCGCATCGCGCCCGGCGACTTGCTTTCGATTTCGTTCTATCTGTCGCCCGAATTCGATCAGAACATAAGAGTGCGCCCTGATGGCGATGTCGAGCTCAAGCTGGTCGGCGAGCTACCCGCCGCCGGACGCACCCCGGCTCAGTTCGCGCGCGATCTGGATCAGGCTTACGGGCACGAGTTACTGGCGCCGCAGGCCAGTGTACGGATCGCCGACTCGCCCAACCGCCGGGTCTATGTCGAAGGGCAGGTGGCCCACCCCGGCGCCATTGCGCTCCAGCCCGGAATGCGGGTGATACAGGCGGTGGCAGAAGCCGGCGGCCTTACTGAAGACGCAGGTGCGGCCAACAGTATCTTGATCCGCCATGACGCCTGCGGCTACCCCCACGGCAGCAAATTCGACCTGCAAAGCGCGCTCAACGACAGCAACGGGGAAGAGGATATCGCCTTGATGCCGGCCGACGTCGTGGTGGTGCCGCGCTCGGGCATCGCCAACTTCAACTTGCTGGTCAAGCACTTCGTCAAGAACAACATTCCGGTCGATCCCTATCTTCCCATTCCGATTCCATAA